The following are encoded together in the Glycine soja cultivar W05 chromosome 5, ASM419377v2, whole genome shotgun sequence genome:
- the LOC114412384 gene encoding mitochondrial import inner membrane translocase subunit TIM14-1 produces the protein MATPFLAGLAVAAAALASRYGIQAWQAFKSRPPKPRLRKFYEGGFQSTMTRREAALILGVRENATADKVKEAHRKVMVANHPDAGGSHYLASKINEAKDVMLGKGRGSGSAF, from the exons ATG GCGACACCATTTCTTGCTGGCCTTGCTGTAGCTGCTGCAGCACTTGCTAGCAGGTATGGGATCCAAGCTTGGCAAGCATTCAAGTCACGGCCCCCAAAACCCAGATTGCGCAAGTTCTACGAGGGTGGTTTCCAATCTACAATGACAAGGAGAGAAGCAGCACTAATATTAGGCGTCAG GGAAAATGCAACTGCAGACAAGGTGAAGGAAGCACATAGAAAGGTTATGGTTGCAAACCATCCTGATGCGGGTGGAAGTCATTATCTTGCTTCCAAAATAAATGAAGCGAAAGATGTTATGCTTGGGAAGGGAAGGGGAAGTGGATCTGCATTTTAA